Proteins found in one Pontibacter sp. SGAir0037 genomic segment:
- a CDS encoding porin family protein: protein MKKLLTAAFICFVSIHYSLGQANFAIKAGANLSSMNTEDEFLEVFNSNVGNRIGYQFGLMAQLDMNNQVYVRPELIYSSKGYKVSGNTTPAQQTAVRYNYINLPVLFGYNMTPKISAFLGPQFGILASVYAKDKGSERSDNLKSIQDYNDFDFSIGAGVNYRLNTRISADIRYNYGFTTILHAVYFDRAENEIESDLLKNNKSFEISINYSLRTKE, encoded by the coding sequence ATGAAAAAGTTATTAACGGCTGCATTTATATGCTTTGTATCAATTCATTATAGCCTTGGGCAGGCTAATTTTGCTATTAAAGCAGGGGCTAATCTCTCAAGTATGAACACAGAAGACGAGTTTTTGGAAGTCTTTAATTCGAATGTAGGAAACAGAATTGGCTATCAATTCGGCTTAATGGCACAACTGGACATGAATAATCAGGTGTATGTAAGACCGGAATTAATCTATTCTTCGAAAGGATATAAAGTTAGCGGCAACACAACGCCTGCGCAACAAACGGCAGTACGCTATAATTATATTAATCTTCCTGTTTTGTTTGGCTATAATATGACTCCGAAAATCTCGGCTTTTTTAGGTCCGCAGTTTGGCATTTTAGCGTCAGTTTATGCAAAAGATAAAGGCAGTGAAAGAAGCGATAATCTTAAATCCATACAAGATTATAATGATTTTGATTTCAGCATAGGGGCAGGGGTCAATTATAGATTAAACACAAGGATCAGCGCCGACATTAGATACAACTATGGCTTCACCACTATTTTGCATGCCGTTTATTTTGATAGAGCTGAAAATGAAATCGAATCTGATTTATTAAAAAATAACAAATCATTTGAAATTAGTATTAACTATTCATTAAGAACGAAAGAATAA
- the rpsA gene encoding 30S ribosomal protein S1: MSNSPDNFDWDKFESQGFGGGYSKAEKAEMEKMYDDTLTTVQEQEVVTGTVVGITDRDVILNIGFKSDGLVPVSEFRDMPELKVGDEVEVFIEDQEDPNGQLILSRKKAKIVSAWAKIYDALENDKVLEGVVKRRTKGGLITDIHGVEAFLPGSQIDVKPIRDFDVFVGKKMEVKVVKINAAFDNVVVSHKVLIEKDLEQQRAAILNNLEKGQVLEGVIKNMTNFGVFIDLGGVDGLLHITDISWGRINHPEEVLQLDQKVNVVVLDFDDDKKRISLGMKQLTPHPWDALPAEVEVGSRVKGKIVNVADYGAFLELMPGVEGLIHVSEMSWSQHLRNPQDFIKQGDEVEAVVLTLDRDERKMSLGIKQLTEDPWTKEDVLTKYAVGTKHTGVVRNLTNFGLFLELEEGVDGLVHVSDLSWTKKIKHPSEFVKVGENLDVIVLELDVPNRRLALGHKQLEENPWDTFETVFNIGSVHKATVLEKSDRGAVLELPYGIEGFAFPKGLTKEDGTQVEAGESLDFRVTEFSKDDRKIILSHTAATTAEADNARVAKATKKAPAAAGAEKAAPKAPKAAKETENKSTLGDLDALSALREQMMENEKEAGVKKLEAAAAKKAQDASGESSEEENA; this comes from the coding sequence ATGAGTAATTCTCCAGATAATTTTGATTGGGACAAATTTGAGTCTCAAGGTTTCGGCGGTGGCTACAGCAAAGCAGAGAAAGCCGAAATGGAAAAAATGTATGATGACACCCTGACTACTGTACAGGAGCAGGAGGTTGTTACCGGAACTGTTGTAGGTATCACTGATCGTGACGTGATCCTGAACATCGGTTTCAAATCTGACGGCTTGGTACCGGTTTCAGAATTCAGAGATATGCCTGAACTGAAAGTAGGTGACGAAGTAGAAGTATTTATCGAAGACCAGGAAGATCCAAACGGTCAGCTTATCTTATCCCGTAAGAAAGCGAAAATCGTTAGCGCCTGGGCTAAAATTTACGATGCACTTGAGAACGACAAGGTTCTGGAGGGCGTTGTGAAGAGAAGAACGAAAGGTGGTCTTATCACTGATATCCACGGTGTAGAAGCTTTCTTACCAGGTTCACAAATCGACGTGAAGCCAATCCGTGACTTCGATGTATTTGTAGGTAAGAAAATGGAAGTGAAAGTTGTGAAAATCAACGCCGCTTTCGACAACGTGGTAGTTTCTCACAAAGTACTGATTGAGAAAGACCTGGAGCAGCAACGTGCCGCTATCCTGAACAACCTGGAAAAAGGTCAGGTTCTGGAAGGTGTTATCAAGAACATGACAAACTTCGGTGTGTTCATCGATCTTGGTGGTGTAGACGGTCTGCTTCACATCACAGATATTTCATGGGGACGTATCAACCATCCGGAAGAAGTATTGCAGCTTGACCAGAAAGTTAATGTTGTGGTTCTTGACTTCGATGATGACAAGAAACGTATTTCCCTTGGTATGAAACAATTGACTCCTCACCCTTGGGATGCCCTTCCTGCTGAGGTTGAAGTTGGTTCAAGAGTTAAAGGTAAGATCGTTAACGTGGCTGACTATGGTGCATTCCTTGAGTTAATGCCAGGAGTTGAAGGTCTGATCCACGTTTCTGAAATGTCATGGTCTCAGCACCTGCGCAACCCGCAAGACTTCATTAAGCAAGGCGACGAGGTAGAAGCGGTTGTACTGACGCTTGACCGTGATGAGCGTAAAATGTCTCTTGGTATCAAGCAATTAACAGAAGATCCTTGGACAAAAGAAGATGTGTTAACGAAATACGCCGTAGGTACAAAGCATACTGGTGTTGTTCGTAACCTGACTAACTTCGGTCTGTTCTTAGAACTGGAAGAAGGTGTAGACGGTCTTGTACACGTTTCTGACCTGAGCTGGACTAAGAAAATCAAGCATCCTTCTGAGTTTGTGAAAGTTGGTGAAAACCTGGATGTAATTGTTCTGGAGCTGGACGTTCCAAACAGAAGACTTGCATTAGGACACAAGCAACTGGAAGAGAACCCTTGGGATACTTTCGAAACTGTATTCAACATCGGGTCTGTACACAAAGCTACTGTACTTGAGAAATCAGACAGAGGTGCTGTGTTAGAACTGCCTTACGGTATCGAAGGTTTTGCTTTCCCTAAAGGCTTAACCAAAGAAGACGGTACACAGGTAGAAGCTGGCGAAAGCTTAGACTTCCGTGTAACTGAATTCTCTAAAGATGACCGTAAAATTATTCTTTCTCATACAGCTGCTACAACAGCAGAGGCTGACAATGCACGTGTAGCGAAGGCTACTAAGAAAGCTCCGGCTGCTGCAGGCGCAGAGAAAGCTGCTCCTAAAGCTCCGAAGGCTGCGAAAGAAACAGAGAACAAGTCTACGCTTGGTGACCTGGACGCCCTTTCTGCCCTGAGAGAGCAAATGATGGAAAACGAGAAAGAAGCTGGTGTTAAGAAGTTAGAAGCTGCCGCTGCTAAAAAAGCGCAGGATGCTTCTGGCGAATCTTCAGAAGAAGAAAACGCTTAA
- a CDS encoding TlpA disulfide reductase family protein, which translates to MPVQIIQGNSVNNDFARSVFNNIITHPENPSELSWYYSSYTPDFALSHKKALEPLARNSVAPDWQLPMFGSSEVMRLSQLKGKVVLLEFWNKNCGYCISAVPKLNALAEKFPRKDFIVLGVNLHDRKEDVDSFYQKNRPNYRTVLDGGKVAEEYGIDAYPVVVLIDKQGKVI; encoded by the coding sequence ATGCCTGTGCAGATCATACAGGGCAACAGCGTGAACAATGACTTTGCAAGATCGGTTTTCAATAATATTATAACCCATCCAGAGAACCCGTCTGAGCTTTCGTGGTATTACTCAAGCTACACACCTGACTTTGCGCTATCCCATAAAAAAGCATTGGAACCTCTGGCCAGGAACTCTGTTGCGCCAGACTGGCAACTACCCATGTTCGGCAGTAGTGAGGTGATGCGACTCAGTCAGTTAAAGGGCAAGGTAGTGCTGCTTGAGTTCTGGAACAAGAACTGCGGGTACTGCATCTCAGCTGTGCCTAAGCTCAATGCATTGGCGGAGAAATTTCCTCGCAAAGACTTTATAGTTTTGGGAGTCAATCTGCATGACAGAAAGGAAGATGTTGATAGCTTCTATCAAAAGAACAGGCCCAACTACAGAACTGTGCTTGATGGAGGAAAAGTAGCTGAAGAGTATGGTATAGATGCTTATCCCGTGGTGGTTCTCATAGACAAGCAGGGCAAAGTTATATAA
- a CDS encoding DoxX family membrane protein produces the protein MKLLNKVPKEKYWDYFILAARFLISWTFLRYGYSKMVDGQFGVSDSELAAPLKDLSLFRVSWYMFDHQPFKAFIGISQLLCGGLIIINRTALLGAFLFLPIVTTVLLIDLTFMPPTMANAFAWRLSFYILLDFLILWHYKSKMEVIWNEVWQNVNTKFKYPIWTYLFLPLVAIAIEVAGVLPKALFYIHHPSCLCRSYRATA, from the coding sequence ATGAAGCTATTAAACAAAGTACCTAAAGAAAAGTACTGGGACTATTTTATACTTGCAGCAAGATTTCTTATTAGTTGGACTTTTCTTAGGTATGGCTACAGCAAAATGGTGGATGGTCAGTTTGGAGTAAGTGACTCAGAATTGGCAGCACCATTAAAGGATTTGAGCTTGTTTCGTGTCTCATGGTACATGTTCGACCACCAGCCTTTCAAGGCATTTATTGGCATTTCACAATTGCTTTGTGGTGGTCTAATCATCATAAACAGAACTGCCCTGCTTGGAGCGTTCTTGTTCCTTCCGATAGTAACTACTGTACTGCTTATTGACCTCACTTTTATGCCCCCAACTATGGCTAATGCCTTCGCATGGCGATTATCATTTTATATCCTGTTGGACTTTTTGATTCTATGGCACTACAAGAGTAAGATGGAAGTAATTTGGAATGAAGTGTGGCAGAATGTTAACACCAAATTCAAATATCCGATTTGGACATACTTGTTTCTGCCGCTGGTGGCAATAGCTATTGAAGTAGCTGGGGTACTTCCGAAAGCTTTGTTCTACATCCATCATCCCTCATGCCTGTGCAGATCATACAGGGCAACAGCGTGA
- a CDS encoding GNAT family N-acetyltransferase — protein sequence MTRLVRTNSEDAAFRELVLQLDKELKERDGDDHTFYAQFNKIDMIRHAVVAFEQEQPVGCGAFKQFEGSTAEVKRMFVHPSVRNQGIASKVLKELEAWAKEVGFTDLVLETGKAQPEAINLYFKSGYRQITNYGQYAGVDNSICMQKSLTEVSQSEV from the coding sequence ATGACCAGGTTGGTAAGAACAAACTCTGAAGATGCAGCTTTTCGGGAGCTGGTTTTGCAGCTTGATAAAGAACTGAAAGAGCGCGACGGCGACGATCATACCTTTTATGCACAGTTCAACAAGATTGATATGATCAGGCATGCCGTGGTGGCGTTTGAGCAGGAACAGCCTGTCGGCTGTGGCGCATTTAAACAGTTTGAGGGTAGTACGGCAGAGGTAAAGCGTATGTTTGTGCATCCTTCTGTCAGAAATCAGGGAATTGCCTCAAAGGTTTTAAAGGAGCTGGAGGCTTGGGCAAAGGAAGTTGGTTTTACTGATCTGGTACTGGAAACCGGAAAAGCCCAACCGGAGGCTATAAATCTATACTTTAAAAGTGGCTACAGGCAGATTACAAACTATGGGCAATACGCTGGTGTGGATAATAGCATATGTATGCAGAAATCCTTAACAGAGGTTTCGCAATCGGAGGTTTAG